A segment of the Cutaneotrichosporon cavernicola HIS019 DNA, chromosome: 6 genome:
CGGGGTTTACGTAGTTGTGCGATACATGTCGCGTTGTTTCGAGCGCCTTTTGTCAGTGGGATCTAGCTTGCCACTTACAGCGGATGGGGATGGACGCAGGGCGGGGGAGAGCTAGCCCAGATTGTAGCGCTTCCCGGTTAGTGCGTGCTGCTGGGCGAGTGGGCTTGCGAGGCCGCCCAGTCGTGAGCGTGACCAAAGCCAAAACGAGGAGGCAGAAGAAGACACACCGCATCAGGAGGGTGTTTTCTCAATTGCTTCTACACCGGCAATGCAGACGTCCATTTATTACATTATGTTCAGTAGGCATCACGCGTGCTTCTCCATCAGTTTTCACGTGATGACTGATCACCAGTCGGCGCCGTTACCGACATGGTCAAGCCCCAGATGACAACGGCGTGAGTGAAACAACCATATTGGACGACTCAATTACACTAGTATAACATATTTCCAGGCTATCCCCTAACCACCTGGTATTCAATTGAATCCCGGGACCTCGATCGGCGAGGAATTGCAGCGCGCGGCAAGATGGCACAACGTTGCACAGTACTGGTCAATCGACCCGATGATCGTCCGGTCACTTCGCCGCATGGCTTGTTCGATACGAGGCGCAGCGAGGCGGGTACATTACGTCTCGCGAGCTCTCTGGACTCGTCTCTGGTATGCGGTTCATTACGTCTCGCGAGCTCTCTGGACTCGTCTTTGGTAGAAATAGAGTTGGGCAAGACCTGCCAACAATGCGAGGTAAACATGTGGCGATCTGTCGGCTCCGAGACGGACAACGAGAGAGACACAGATCTCGGCCATGCGTACAGTACAGGATCGTGGCTGACCCGACAACCTGGAATCTGGAATTCCTCCGTCCCGTGTCGGACTGATATGGAGATGTTGGGGAAGAGATGTCAAGCAAGGGAGGGGAAATGCTGGAAACCTTGTGTTCCACTTGCAGGAATACCATCACCCTTAGTTGTCGCGCATATCTACCCGTTAAGATACTGTTTCTTCCACACGTTGTAGGTAATTTCAGCTTCCACACGTAGGCAATTTCAGCGAGAGCTTTAAGCTTGACGCGTTGATACAGCCGATTAGTCGACGCATTCCGCCACATTGCATCTCAGGATATCAGGATACGCCTGATGATCGTGGAACGCCCTTTCCCGAGTTCTGCATGGGGGTTCGGTATCCTGTCATATCTCATGTCAACCAGAACGATGGGGAAGCAGGACTATACTTCGGCTGAAGCGAGGCCCAGATGTGAGACACGGGACGGAGCAAGATCCTGAGAATGATCACCAACTAAATTGGATGGCGAGACATGTCCACTCTGCACTCTGCAGCGACTGATATCCTTAAATCGCTTCCCTCAGCTCCAAGATGATGCAAAGCTGATAAGCGGCAACGGCCGCCAATGCCAACGTCTCCAAGCAAAGTACAGTATACAGTACCCTACCAAAAGTGTTCGGACTGTCCTGATTTTGGGTCTGTGCGCAACCCGCCATCTCGTCTTCCGAGCACGATTCCGGCGGAACGGCGATGCCTATGCTCATTCTGAGCACAGAATTGAACTGTACACTGTCAATTACCCATATCCCCCCTCCCAACTCTCCAGACCTCAATCCCATTGAGCATGTACGGGTGGAGCTAACTTGAAGGAACTGGGGGCAGCTTTGTTCTGGATCTTTCAGAGAGACGGTGTCAGAAGAGGAGGTGAATCCAACTCGAGTAAAACCGATGTGGAGATGCGCCGAGATTGAACCGCTCGCGGAGAATACATGTAACCCAGTTTGCATTCCCATCCCTTGTGGTATCCTACTTTACTGCTTCTTGTACAACCCCACTACTTGAAGGCCAACTCGTCCTTCCACTCCGGCTGCTCAAGCCGGCTCTGGTACCCGAGCATGCAGAAGTCAAAGTGGACCTTGGGCAGGGCGGCGAAGTACTCGTCGTACCTGCGGTTCATGGCGTCCTTGAGTGTATTGACCTTACCGGACGGGAAAAGGGTGGTGTACGGCTCGACACAGCTCTGGCCCTTGCAAGtcttgaggacgagggtgagtgcgtcgaggcggtgcAGAACGCGCTGAGTCTGGGCATCCAGGACGTCTCCGGCATCAAAGGCGGGAAACTTGCCAAGCTCGTTGAGAGGCGCAAGAATGTTGCGAACCTGGTACGGGTCCGAGACGAGGTTGTacagctcgcgctcgccagtGCACCACACGTGGTAGCTGTAGGTGACTGGTTTGCCGTCGACTTGGTCATGTACGCGCAAGGTGCGGTAGGCTATTGTTAGGATTTCTGGAGAAAAGCTAGAATAGCTCACTGTTGTTTTCGCGGTAACTGGCGTCGACAAacttgccctcctcgataCCACGGACCCAGAACTCGGTCAGGCTGTGTCGGTGTTTGCTGTACTGCTTGTCGGCCAGCTTGCCCTCaccgaggtggaggttgatcTTGGTCCCGTCGTTCTCGTAGTCGGGTTTGGCACCGGCAATGTCCAGGAACGTGCGGGACAGGTCAACGATTCCGTAACTGCTGACCTTGTCCGTGATGCCCTTGGGCATACCAGGCCCACGGATCGCGAGTGGTACCTTGATGTCCTCTTCGAATGCAAGGGTCTTACCAGGCTGGCGACGGTGGGTGCCTAGAGCGAAACCGTTGTCCGCTGTGTAGATGACGTACGTGttgtcgagggcgccggcagcctcgagcttgtcaaAGATCTGCCCGAccatctcgtcgacacTCTGCAAGCTACGCAGACGACCGCGGTAAAACTCGTCGAGGTACTCGACATTGGACTCGTTGAGCTTGGGCAACGTCTTGACCCAGCTCACACCCATCGGCTCGTCGGGGTTGAAGCTCTCGGTGCGCTCCagcttggcgtccttgaacATGTGGTCGTGGCGTTCTGGCCACTCCGGCGTGTCCATATACAGTCTGCCTGAGCCGCTCAATCTAAGAGTGCTGTTCATGTAGCTATGGGGTCCGATCGGCGCAAAGCCAACGAAGAAGGGCCGGTCCGAGGCCAGCGCCGAGTCGAGATGAGCGAGGCCCTTCTGCGCCACAATGTCGTTGGAATACGTGTTCTCGTGAATCTCAACCGGACCATTGTTCACGCTAAATCCGGGCTTCCAGTAGTCGTATGTATACGGGTCGACCAGCATGTCCGAGGCGTTGAACCCAGACACGGGAAGGTCGACGCAGTTCTTATCCGTCTGGTCGTTCATGTACTTGCCCACATAGTACGTGTTGTAGCCTGCGGCCTGCAAAAAGTCGGGCATCGTGTGGTTGACATACCCGGCGTTGTTGAACTTGACCCATCCGCCGTGGGGGAGCTC
Coding sequences within it:
- a CDS encoding uncharacterized protein (Sulfatase), coding for MLIRTVLLCLLSLVAAGGDGNGNGNGKSNGNGKSNGKGHGKQPGRKPNIVLIITDDQDAGTHTREIMPRLFDRLVDNGVNYENFFTPVSLCCPSRVSLLRTQAAHNHNITNVELPHGGWVKFNNAGYVNHTMPDFLQAAGYNTYYVGKYMNDQTDKNCVDLPVSGFNASDMLVDPYTYDYWKPGFSVNNGPVEIHENTYSNDIVAQKGLAHLDSALASDRPFFVGFAPIGPHSYMNSTLRLSGSGRLYMDTPEWPERHDHMFKDAKLERTESFNPDEPMGVSWVKTLPKLNESNVEYLDEFYRGRLRSLQSVDEMVGQIFDKLEAAGALDNTYVIYTADNGFALGTHRRQPGKTLAFEEDIKVPLAIRGPGMPKGITDKVSSYGIVDLSRTFLDIAGAKPDYENDGTKINLHLGEGKLADKQYSKHRHSLTEFWVRGIEEGKFVDASYRENNTYRTLRVHDQVDGKPVTYSYHVWCTGERELYNLVSDPYQVRNILAPLNELGKFPAFDAGDVLDAQTQRVLHRLDALTLVLKTCKGQSCVEPYTTLFPSGKVNTLKDAMNRRYDEYFAALPKVHFDFCMLGYQSRLEQPEWKDELAFK